ggtgtttttgtaatattttataaaatacaggagtttttttttctataacaTAGAGtgtttttagctaaattttgaaaatatagggggtattatgcaatttatcctttttttatatgaaaaaaggaagaaaaaagattgattGAGATTAAAAGATGAGTAGACAATATTTCAgggtttatttattaaattctagtCGTTATAGTATGTCGTTTctacatgtatataataaataacatttcatactttaaaatatattataaataagagaaatatataaacaagtacattacattaaaaaacataatttgtcaattatgtaaatattgaaaaatcaaataagttagtttttttatcaTGAAGGGGATTTTAACTTCACATAAAACTGGTGCGGCAGTATCATTAACCGTCGTTTGTGAGTATGGAcgaacttttctttttatattattataaattataaatataccgtATTAATAAGTTAGAGCACCATTTTGATGTCTCACTTTTTTTATCTactaattttatgatatttaattaaattaaattatttatttattaacttccCACCCTTCTAAACCCCCAATTGTCCAATTTTATCTAACTTCCACTAACTTTAACTTTTCATAacctttttcattatttcgatattcttaatttcttcaaccataataaatttttaaaataaaaattaatatttaaaatttttacataatcaTGTACACTCATTTGAGTGTATTACGCACAttagtgtgtatatatgtgaagaggtatatcttcaccattttaAGAGTagtttaatccaaaaaaaaattatttgattaagaataagtcagtaatcaattaatcgagagtaaatatcaattgaCATCagtctttttgttattatcagcaaattcagttaattttgactaataaaaggtttatttgttagatgaaagcaaaatttaaaagtgctaaatataattttctgaagtaccaataatttatgtataaatacatcaaatatttatatataaatatatatatatatatatataccgaGGATGCTGGATGAGTCCGCACATAATAAATTGCTTGCCCATATAGAGGTGTacagtatttatatattgggCAGCTTGATTTGCGTAGATGCCCTTAGAAATTGTTTTATATGGAGGGTCActacaactatatataatacttgAGTACGTGAAGTACACGTATTGAATACGGataaaaatattcagaaaatGTACGCAGATATCGAAAACGACAGAAGGAGCATCAGATACATTTTATATACGGTTGggtacttttgtttttttttttctaaccgGAGgccaaattcttttaaataaaataattatgtgagATTTATTCTGCACTTTTTGTgtgtaattcttttaattctcATCTTCCAATACTATTTTTCTATTCTCTATTTCCAGTTAAAAACaccactaaatatatatatatataagttatgcgactacaaattaatttaaaaaatttatatatatatgtaaatgatattatcactataaaaaacagtgtaataataatggaTTTTTCTTATAGAACTTATTTGTCGCTATTATCAATGGATTTTCTGACTACTTTCCGGCGGATAACAcctactattttaattttgttgccaAATTCATCGAAAAATTATTACCAAAATTTAGCAATGGGAAATCAGTCGGAAACCGATTAGAAAATTTGGCGTgaatttggagggagagatgTCCATTGGAATCCGTTGCAAAAGATTTGACAAAATGCAATCGTCCAAATTTTCCAACACAAATTTTCGATGGAAAAATGTTCACTACAAAAAGTTGTCCTTTTACTGATGGAAGTTGCCATggttttttgttgttaatttatatttacgaCGGAAAGTAAATCGTCGGCTTAGGTACAgtcgaaaaaaaaattaatgcaagAAAACAACCTGTTGCAAGACTTGTGACAGCAGTCGACAGCTTTGATATTTTCCGTCGCAAGATATGCTAATTGGACGGAATATGTTATTGGTGTTGGTGAGATAGATTTTGCAACAAATTCCTGATGgttatttttgtaatgtatAAGAACACTCTAGAACAGGCTTTGAAATGGAAGTCACGTCCCAACATATGACAGAAATTGAGACAGAGTTTGCAACGGGCGTTCGGCGAATTGAATCTAAgtattatcaaaattgaaatgatttttgtgATGTCTTGTGTTGCAAATATCCGGAAAGGCTTGCGATATCGCAAACCTAACCCACATTTATAGCATAGTCCCCCGTCGAACAAAGAAGTGTGATTCCTTGAAACTCAAGTTGGTGGTTGCTGCAGATTGACCTCCTCAAAATAGAAGGCGATCGCAAGAATCCCCAAGAGTTATGCTTTTGAGAAGTCCTTGAATGGCTAAGTCTTCTAATGAGGATAGGCTCCAAATTCCCAGAGGGTTGTTGAGCTGTGTGGAATAATCCACCTACATCCATATCATGGATCACTTGGTGACTTTTACCTTGTTTTtgctataaaattatagtcataacgaaatctaaatttttatttgctaaGAATTTTGTTCGAAGCGAAGCATTGCATTTTCCAGTAGCAAAACGACTTTTGCCACGACCTTCGACCTTTCGCCACCAAATTTGTCCTATATAATAAATCTTGTTTTCCTATAATGAGGCATTATTAACCAAGATTAACTTTCACAGAGCATACACTAGAAAAGAACAACAAATTGCAAAGTATTTCTTTCAATTCCTCATCTGATGTCCCGACTTACTACAATGCTAGCACTTAAAATCACAATTTATGTCTTTAATTCCCATGACACTATAATAAGAATTGATGATTCTCTGCACTATAAATCactattgtttaaaaattttggtaaattaatattgtataatacgatcaaacaaaattgatgCAGAAACCTTTAACTTTGAGCCTCATTAATCAACGTTCGCTATGATTTTACTTatctagaaaatatttgtcacACTTTTTAgttgtattaaatattttaacctcacttataaaaataacggTTAAGAACCGTTCCACAgtcgtaattaattaattataatgaaaaactatatttctTCTTGGTCTTATATTGCGATGAATTGTGAActccataattaattataccatGTGCATTCTAATTTACCTCAAATACGTGCTAGCGTCAACTCAAAAGTTTAATTTGCAGAAATTGACCCCACTATCTTAGGGTGAATATATAGTATTTACCCcttaatattgcaaatgaacaaattattcctataaaaaaaatagcaatttatacccctctatatttttttaaaatgaagcaatttacctccctgtttAAGaatgtaaattgcttcattctaaaaaatatagggaagtaaattattatataaaaaatacatagaggtgctctttttttttccgcTTAAAggagtaatttactcatttataatattacaagggattgtttgcatttttccccaTTATCTTAACTCAACACTACAGTGACCTTTAGTAATAAGAAAACAGTGGAAGGAAAATGTAACAATTACGTATACACTAGaagaattataacatttaattatggttaattgtcatgattaataTAGTTGTAGCAAATAGTTATTATCCACAACCACACAATGGTTGTTGGCCTGATTTTCTCGAAAGTCGCTAAAAGCCATGATAAATGTTTTGATAATGACTCTGAAtcgtggtaaataattttttcatgatgaaaaaattagttttttgcatcaattGTGTTTAACCATAATTGACATTATTACCATGATTTTAGCCATAACCATTAATATTATAGCCAATAGTAATTCGTTTTCTAGTGATAGATGGAAGCAACTTCAACTTATGGTGAAAATGGCTAAGTGCGTTCTTGGAAGGAAGACGAttggagaaagaagaaatacaATAGACTGGATGGTACAACTTAACTTCCCTAGCAATTGCCTTTATGAAAAGTCTATTGCAGCCGGTTTCTCATTCATCAGCAATTTGCACAATCGTTTTCCCGATGTTATCACCACGAAAGAGGCCTACGAACGCGCAAGGCACACTCTCCACACCGTGCGAGATGTCACAAAGTGCCTGCATTTTGCTGGAGCGGAGGAGGTCAGTCATGGTCGAGATAAATTCTGCGTAGCATTTGAGGTAATCAGCAGCCAGAAATCCCTGAATGGTGATCCTCTTGTACACCACGTCCAGCATCTCCAGCGCTGCTCTCTTTTGGTTGCCGGTGTACTCAGAGATGGCGCCACACACCGCCACCCTACCGAACGAGTTCATGTTAGACACCGCTGCTTCCAGCATCTCTCCTCCCACATTATCAAAGTATATGTCGATGCCCTGGGGGAAGTACCTGTCGTAATTAACATGTTATATAGTTGTTATAATTGACAGTCTAGTGCAAGAATTATCAGGGATGAATTTAGCCATTGTAGTTCAGGCTGAAGCTGATTTTAGTGTCCGTCCTCTGGGTACATTATTCATGACGGTCGAACACTATTTGGAAACTATGGACAAGCACTTACAACAAATGTGCAGATGCTGGCGAGGAAGGGGCATGACTTGAATGCTACATAGTTGGAGACAAAGAAGTTAAATGGTGGTTCTAAAGGAAATCAAATCCTTTCCATAAGCGCCAACgagatatatttaaattatcttgTGATTATTAGATTAACCCTACATTGTACTCATAATTAGCGGTAGGTAAGGGCGTACCTAGAATTGATTTTTCACCCCCAAGCATTTATTGTTAAcacattataaatacccctaaTTTCGTTGTGAGAAGGGACttttggaagaagaagaagtaatTGAAgagaaagttattaatttcTAGTTTGTGCAAGAGTTTAACGTGCTTAGATATCTCAAGCTTCAATTTTTTGGGAAATTCAAGCTCAGGTTGTGATTAGTGtacaattaagaaaaagtgaCCAATAACATAGcaagtgtatcacacttactttgtgattgatttgattcaatcaaacttagaaaaaatcaaagtgGAAAAGATTGGCTAAAACCTTTTCAGAGCTGACTTTAGATTGCTCTCATTCTTGTAGTTGAATGCATCATCAAAACCAAGTTTTTCCTTCAGCAAATCAACCTACATGTATATGACACAAATGCAgcatgaaattaattaaaggggTGTAATTATTAAACTTCTAAGAATATAAACAATTTCATGTGttaaactcataatttaataataggCCATATACATTAAGGTGCTAATAGTggtaattcaaaaaatttaactgGAAAACAAAGTAATATGGCCTCACCTAATGcattctatttataaattttggaaaaaacacaatttaccctcttgttagatgagaaataattaaaaaaaaaaaatgtgcaaaAGCAATAGCATATTACCTCCTGTGTCGTGAAAAGTGATGCAAATTATTCTCCAATCTAAACCATTGATGGGAGagtaatttacttcatttttaaaaacacacaggagtaatttgctaattcttttttcgtAAGGGATCTTTTGCTCATTTCAAATATCACATATAGAGTAAAAAGAAGAGGGAGCAAAATGGCGGGGACAAGAAGAAATGGAATACCTTATTTTGGGTACCAGCACAGCCAACGACATGGCAACCAAAAAGCTTAGCGTATTGTCCAACTAAACTTCCTACAGATCCAGACGCTGCAGATACAAAAACACTTTCTCCCTTTTTTGGCTTGCATATTTCAAAGAACCCTCCATACGCTGAAAGTCCACTAAATCCTGCATTCGTTGTATCTCTTTCTTATACTATAATGCAGCATGCATCAATGAACTAATATATACAgcatatgataactaattcatGGTCGCTTTTAAGGTTCAAATATAGCTATTGATACTATATTCAAAGgctatttttatcttttgttctTCTAGAGTTGTAAAATAGTTGTATAACTTTTGGATATTTtacgattttaatttttttggtgtcGAATTTTGCAAAAGTCGTCGGAATAAATTGTGAGTCCCTAgcgattttgatatttttatcctttatctttCTAAGACTGCAAAAGAGTGTTggaattttttgatatttcataattttggtatttttggtgccaaattttgtaaaaattgtcGGAATAAATAATGTGTCACGTcacttttttctataaaaaaaaaattattcatattgcCAATC
The nucleotide sequence above comes from Sesamum indicum cultivar Zhongzhi No. 13 linkage group LG11, S_indicum_v1.0, whole genome shotgun sequence. Encoded proteins:
- the LOC105173501 gene encoding 2-alkenal reductase (NADP(+)-dependent); translation: MEEVKNKFVCIKHHINGSPDESDFEIKTETISSCVRSKEVLVKNLYVSVDPYQLNRMKSYCSSQAAISFATAVTPGHGIDAYGVGRVVASGRAELAKDELVVGLLTWGEYSIIEEGRLLNKLDPMGLPLPAYVGALGFSGLSAYGGFFEICKPKKGESVFVSAASGSVGSLVGQYAKLFGCHVVGCAGTQNKVDLLKEKLGFDDAFNYKNESNLKSALKRYFPQGIDIYFDNVGGEMLEAAVSNMNSFGRVAVCGAISEYTGNQKRAALEMLDVVYKRITIQGFLAADYLKCYAEFISTMTDLLRSSKMQALCDISHGVESVPCAFVGLFRGDNIGKTIVQIADE